Below is a genomic region from Ferrovibrio sp. MS7.
GCTCAGAGAGCGGCACGGCTGCCGTGTCGATCACGGCGCCCAGCTCGGCGGCGCGGCTGAGATGTCCGGCATCCTGCAGCAGACCATCGGAGACATCCATGGCGGCATGGGCCAGGCCGCGCAGGCCACGGCCGAAGCCCAAGCGCGGCTCGGGCAGATGCAGGCGCAGGTCGCAATGGCGGGCAGCCGCGCCAGTCAGGGCCAGGTGTCCGAGCTTGGCTTCCAGGCCAAGCCAGGCATCGCCGATGCTGCCGGTGACGAATAATGCATCCCCTGCCCGGGCGCCGTTGCGCCGGATCATGCCGCCGGCCGGCACCAGGCCGAGCGCCGTGATGCTCAAGACCAGGCCGCCCGGCGAGCGCACCGTGTCACCACCGGAAAGCTGGATGCCGAAGGCTGCCTGATCGGCGGCAAGGCCAGCGGTGAAAGCCGCGATCCAGGCTTCCTCGGGCGACCCTGGCAGGCCGAGGCTCAACTGATAGGCATAGGGTTTGGCGCCCTTGGCGGCGAGATCAGAAAGATTGACCCGCAGCAGCTTGCGCGCGATGCGCTCGGGCCCGTCACTGTCGAGAAAATGAATGCCGCTGACGAAGGCGTCGCTGGTCAGCACCAGCTCCTGCCCGGCCGGCACGGCGAGGCAGGCGGCATCATCCCGGAGACCGAAGGCACCGGGCAGGCCGGCGCTCAGCGGCGCCAGGTATTTCTCGATCAGTTCGAATTCCCCGAGCGGCATGGCAGCCGTGCCCGGTCAGCGCGGCGTGAATTCGTTCGGGCGCAGGCGACGCGCCAGGCCGTCCAGCACGCCATTCGCCAGCTTGATCTCGCGCGGGCTGAAGAAGGCGCGGACGACACCGAGATACTCGTCGATGATGGTGCCGGCCGGCACGTCGATACGCGCCAGCAATTCAAAACAGGCGGCGCGGATGGCGAGGCGCAGCACGGCTTCCAGCCGCTCCAGCGCATCGGCACGCGGCATCGCCGCCTTGATCTGCTCGTCGATCTCGGCCTGGCGCTTTACGGTGCCGCGCACCACTTCGCCGAACCAGTCCGGATCGGCCTGGCGGAATTGCTCGCCCTCGATTTCCTGACCCAGACGGGCTTCGCGGAAATCCTGGATCACGCCTTCGGCGGGCTTGCTGGAAAACTCGATCTCATACAGCGCCTGCACCGCGAAAAGACGGGCGACGGAACGGCGCCCGGCAGGCTTTGCTGCGGCGGAACGCGGGCCAGACTTCGGCGCCGCATTCTCGCCCTGCTCTGGCTTGGTCATGATGCGAAAAGCTGCTTCAGCCCGATCATGGCGACGCAGGCAAGCGCGGCACCGCCGCCCTTATTGAGCTTGTCCGGGCGCGCACGCTCCCAGGCCTGCTCTTCATTCTCGACCGTGATGATGCCGTTGCCAATCGCGGCCTGGTGGTTCACCGCCAGATCCTGCAGCGCGCGGGCGCTTTCATTGGAAACGATCTCGTAATGCGTGGTCTCGCCACGGATCACACAGCCAAGCGCGACGAAACCGTCATAGGCCATGTCGCCCTTGCGGTTCATGGCGAAGCGGATCGCCGCCGGGATTTCCAGCGCGCCCGGCACGTCGATGCGGTCATAGTGGAAATCGGAAGCCTCGATGGCGGCGCGGGCGCCCTCGAACAATGCGTCCGAAATATCCTCGTAGAAGCGCGCCTCAATGATCAGCACGCGCGGCTTGCGGATATCCAGCGACAGGCTGCCCATCACCTGCGACTTCGAGGTGGCGAATTTCTTGATCTTGATGGCAGGCTTCTTCTTGCCCGCTTTCGGCTTACGCGAAACCATGGCTCAAATCTCCCCCTTGCGCACCACGACAGGCCGCGTTTCCGCTACCGTCAGGCCATAGCCTTCCAGGCCGACGATGGTTCTCTGGACATTGGAGAGCAGGATCATCTCCTTGACCCCGAGATCAAGCAGGATCTGCGCACCGATGCCATAATCCCGAAGTTGGCCTGGGTTTTCAACCGGCTCGCCCATTTTGCGCCGCAGCGTGTCCGACAAGGCGGTGGGGCGCGGCTCGCGCAGTAACACCACCACGCCACGGCCCTCCTGGCTGATCATCCGCATCGATTCATGCAGCACGCCGGCACGGGCGCCATGGTCGCCCAGCAGGTCGCCCAGCACATTCATCGCGTGCATACGCACCATCACCGGCCCGCCGGAGGACACGTCGCCCTTTACCAGCGCGATATGCTCGGCATATTCCACCGTATTGCGGTAAACCAGCATCTTGAACTCGCCACCCCAGACGCTGTCGATGGCGCCCTCGGCCACCCGCTGCACCAGGTTGTCATGGCGGCGGCGATAGGCGATCAGATCGGCGATGGTGCCGATCTTGAGGTTATGGAATTGCGCGAACTTCACCAGGTCCGGCAGGCGGGCCATGGTGCCGTCGTCGTTCATGATCTCGCAGATCACGCCGGACGGGTCGAGGCCGGCCAGCCGGGCGATATCGACCGCCGCCTCGGTATGGCCGGCGCGCACCAGGGTGCCGCCATCGCGCGCCATCAGCGGGAAGATATGACCGGGGGTTGCAAGGCTGGCGGCGTGGCTGGCCGGGTCGATGGCGACTTCGATGGTGCGGGCGCGGTCAGCCGCCGAAATGCCGGTGGTGACGCCTTCGCGGGCTTCGATCGAGACGGTGAAGGCAGTGCCATGGCGCGAGGCATTGTTCTGCGCCATCAGCGGCAATTTCAGATGCTCGCAACGCTGGCGGGTCAGCGACAGGCAGATCAGGCCACGGCCATACTTGGCCATGAAGTTGATCGCCTCGGCATCGCACTTGGCCGCCGGGATGTAGAGGTCGCCCTCGTTCTCGCGGTCTTCCTCGTCCACCAGGATCACCATGCGGCCACGCTTGGCCTCGGCAATGATCTCCTCGGACGAGGCAAGGTAACGCTTCAAATCGGCAAGATCATCGCTCACGGCTTCACCCAATCACGCAGCCGCGCCACATAGCGGGCCAAGGTATCGACTTCGAAATTCACACGGTCACCCTGCTTCAGGCCGCCCAGTGTGGTCACGGCCCGGGTATGCGGGATCAGGTTGATGCCGAAGCGGTCGGCATCCACGGCATTGACCGTGAGCGACACGCCATCCAGCGCCACCGAACCCTTCTCTGCTACATAGCCAGCCAGCGACGCCGGCACGCGGAAGGTCAGCCGCAGGCTGTCGCCCTCCGGCCTGGCTTCCACCACTTCGGCCAAGGCATCGACATGGCCCGAAACGATATGGCCGCCCAGTTCGTCGCCGACCCGGAGCGAGCGTTCCAGGTTCACCCGGCTGCCCTCGGCCCAGTTGCCGAGATTGCTGCGCGAAAGCGTCTCCGCCGAAACATCGACGGCGAACCAGTCGGCCCCGGTCTGCACCACGGTGAGGCAGACGCCGGAACAGGCAATGGACGCGCCAATGGCAATCGTCGCGGTGTCATATGCCGTGCGAATGCGGAAACGGGTGTCGCCGCGCTGCTCGCGGGCGGTGATGGTGCCGATGTCTGTAACAATTCCTGTGAACATGGGCCTAGTTCTAGAGCGGGCGGGCGAAGGTTTCCAGCAGGTCGTCGGCCAAAATATCGGCCCGGAGCCGGCGCCAGCGGGGGGCTTCCGCTACGGTATCGACGCCAAATGCCGCGATGGCCGGCAGGCCGTCGCCGCCAATCACTGCCGGGGCCCGGAAGAACAGCAGCCGGTCGGCCAGGTCGGTGCGGATCAGGCTGGCGGCAAGCTGGCCGCCGCCTTCCACCAGCAGCCGGGTGATGCCGCGCTCAGCCAGGGCCTCGAGGGCGCGGCGAATATCGGGCAGGCCATCCTCGGCCGGCGGCACGGTGATGACCTCGACGCCGCAGGCGGCAAAAGCCTCGCGCCTTGTGGCATCGGCATCCTCGCGACAGATGATCCAGGTCGGGTGGCTGCGGGCGGTGGCCACCAGCTTGGCGGTGAGCGGCAGGCGCAGGCGGCCATCCAGCACCACGCGGGGGGCGGGCCGTTTCGGCAGGCCGGGCAGCCGGCAGGTCAGGTCCGGGTCATCCTGCAACGCGGTGTTGGAACCGACCATGATGGCATCATGCTGGGCGCGCAGCAGATGCGCGCGCTGGCGCGATACCGGATCGGTGATCCATTTGCTGTCGCGGGTATGGGTGGCGATGCGACCATCCAGGCTGGTGGCGAGCTTCAGCGACACCAGCGGGCGGCTCTGCGTCACGCGCAGCAGGAAGCCGGCATTGATCTCGGCGGCTTCCTCACCCAGCAGGCCCAGTTCCACGGCAATGCCGGCCTCGCGCAGCTTCTCGAGCCCCTGGCCCGAGACGCGCGGATCGGGATCCTCCAGCGCCACGACACAGCGCGCGATGCCGGCCTGGATCAGCGCATCGGCACAGGGCGGCGTGCGTCCATGATGGCTGCAGGGTTCCAGCGTCACATAGGCGGTGGCGCCTTTGGCCGCCGTACCGGCTTGCGACAGTGCCACGGTTTCGGCATGAGGCCTGCCGCCGACTTGCGTGAAGCCACGGCCAACCAGATGGCCGTGCTGCACCAGCACGCAGCCAACGGCTGGATTGGGCCAGGTATTCCCCAAGCCCCGCGCCGCCAGCCCGAGCGCGAGACGCATCCAGCGTTCGTCGCGGGCGGCGGCGGCCTTATCAGTCATCGTCGTGCTTGCCGCCGTTGCCGCTCAGCGAGCCGATGAAGTCCTCGAAATCCTTGGCTTCGCGGAAATTGCGGTAGACCGAGGCGAAGCGCACATAGGCAACCTTATCAAGCGCCGCCAGGCCATCCATCACCAGGCCGCCGATCTGGTCGGACGAGATTTCACTCTCACCCATGCTCTCCAGGCGCCGCACGATGCCATTGATCAGGCGCTCGATACGCTCCGGATCGACCGGGCGCTTGCGCGTGGCGATCTGAATCGAGCGCGCCAGCTTGTCGCGGTCGAACGGCACCTTGAGGCCGTTCTTCTTCACCACGGTCAGTTCGCGCAACTGGATGCGCTCGAACGTGGTGAAGCGCGCGGCGCAATTGGGGCAGAAGCGGCGCCGGCGGATCGCCGAGTTATCCTCGGTCGGCCGCGAGTCCTTCACCTGGGTATCGTCATTGCCGCAGAACGGACACCGCATGAAACGCTTCTCCCCTGCCCTTGTTGCGCTTTAGTAGATCGGGAAGCGATGGCACAGAGCCACCACCTTCTCGGCCACCGCGCGCTCGACGGCGCTGTTGTCGTTGGTCTTGGCCACCAGGCCATCCATCACATCGGCCATGAGCTGCCCGATCTGGCGGAACTCGGCGGCGCCGAAGCCGCGCGTGGTGCCGGCCGGGCTGCCGACGCGCACGCCAGACGTCACCATCGGCTTTTCCGGATCGAACGGCACACCGTTCTTGTTGGCGGTGATGCGGGCGCGCTCCAGCGCCTCCACCACCACATTGCCCTTGAGGCCCTTGGAGCGAAGGTCGACCAGCATCAGGTGGTTGTCGGTGCCGCCCGAGGTGAGATTGTAGCCGCGCTCCATCAGCGCGCCGGCCATCGCCTTGGCATTCTCCACCACCGCCGCGGCATAGGCACGGAATTCCGGCGTCAGGGCTTCACCGAAGGCAACCGCTTTGGCGGCGATCACATGCATCAGCGGGCCGCCCTGGAGGCCCGGGAACACCGCCGAGTTGATCTTCTTGGCAAGCGCCTCGTCATTGGTCAGCACCATGCCACCACGCGGGCCACGCAGGGTCTTGTGCGTGGTGGTGGTGGCGATATGGGCATGGGGGAACGGGCTGGCATGCACGCCACCCGCCACCAGGCCGGCGAAATGCGCCATGTCGACCATGAAGATCGCCCCGATAGAATCAGCAATCTGGCGGAAGCGCGCGAAGTCCCAGAAACGCGGATAGGCCGAGCCGCCGGCAATGATCAGCTTCGGCTTATGCTGCTCGGCGATCTTCGCCACCTCGTCCATGTCGATGCGGTGATCATCCGGGCGCACGGTGTAGCTCACCACGTTGAACCACTTGCCCGACTGGTTGGCGGGCGAGCCATGGGTGAGATGGCCACCAGCGGCGAGGTCGAGGCCCATGAAGGTATCGCCCGGCTTCAGGCAGGCCATGAACACCGCCTGGTTGGCCTGGGCGCCGGAATGCGGCTGCACATTGGCGAAGCCGCAATCGAACAGCTTCTTGGCGCGCTCGATGGCCAGTTCCTCGGCGATATCGACGAACTCGCAGCCATTGTAGTAGCGGCGGCCCGGATAGCCCTCGGCATACTTGTTGGTCATCACCGAGCCCTGAGCCTCCAGCACGGCGCGGCTGACGATGTTCTCGGACGCGATCAGTTCGATCTGCTCGCGCTGGCGGCCGAGTTCCTCAGAGATCGCCTTGAAGATCGCCGGATCGGATTGCTCCAGGCTGCGCTCGAAGAAACCGGCATGGGTGACGGCGGGCTTGGTGGCGGACATGGCGGTTACTCCTTCAGGCAAGCTTGGCGACGCGCCGGGCATGGCGGCCACCTTCAAAGGCGGTGTTGAGGAACACGGCAAGGCAATCCTTGGCCGTGTCGACGCCGATCAGGCGGGCGCCGAGCGCGATCACGTTGGCATCGTTATGCAGGCGGCTGAGCCGGGCCGAGAGCGCATCATGCACCAGGGCGGCACGGCAGCCGGGCACGCGGTTGGCGGCAATCGAGATGCCGATGCCGGAGCCGCAGACGGCGACGCCATATTGCGCCTTGCCGCCCGCCACCGCGTCGCCGATGGCTTTGCCGAAATCGGGATAATCGACGCTGTCCGGGCCATGCGTGCCGAGGTCGAGCACGCCATAGCCCTGGCTTTCCAGCTCGGCCTTCAGGATGCCCTTCAGCTCGAAGCCGGCATGGTCGGAGGCCACGGCGATGACAGGCTTCGACATGGGCAGGCGGCCTCCGGGGGCTGGGATGGTCTGAATGGCCCGGAAACTACAATATCCGGTGGCGCCAGCCAATACCCACCACAAGGCAAATGGGGCCTGAGTTAATCCGATTTCACACCTGCAAGTGCGTCATTCCCGGCCTTGAGCCGGGAATCTGCCGCCGCGCGGCGGCAACTGGCGGTGTAGGGCCGTTATGGCCCTTTCCGGCCAAAGATCCCCGGATCAAGTCCGGGGATGACGCGTTTTATTGAACTGATCGTCATGCCCGGGCTCGTCCCGGGCATCTCATGCCGCTTAGGCAAAGAAAAAGCCCGGCAGTTTCCCGCCGGGCTTTTCCGGAACCATCCGCGAACGGCGATTAGTTCACGTAGTCGTAGGCGCCGTCCTTCCAGACGTAGACCTTGTAGGCCGGGCTGGTGGTGTCGCCCTTGGCGTCGAACTTGATGTCGTTCAGCACGGTCTTGAAGGTGCCGGCGCGCATCGCCTTTTCCACGTCCGCGGTCTTGAACGATTTGGCGGTGGTGGCGGCCTGCGCCCAGACCTGGATGGCGGCGTAGGTGTAGAGGGTGTAGCCCTCCGGATCGTAGCCACCGGCCTTGAACTTATCCACGATCGGCTTCGCCACCGGGTTCTTGCGCGGATCGGCATCGAAGGTCATCAGCGTGCCCTGGCCGGCGGTGCCGGAAATCGCCCAGAGCTGCTTGTCGACCAGCGCGTCGCCACCCATCAGCGGGGCATTGAGGCCCTGCTCCTTGGCCTGGCGCACGATCAGGCCGGCTTCCGGATGGTAGCCGCCGAGATAGATCAGCTCGATGCCGGCCGCCTTCATCTTCGAGATCAGCGCCGAGTAATCCTTCTCGCCGGCGGAAATCGCCTCATACATCGCCTCGGTCACGCCCTTGCTGTTGAGGCGCTTCTTGGTCTCGTCGGCAAGGCCCTGACCATAGGCGGTCTTGTCATGCAGGATGGCGACCTTCTTGCCCTTGTACTTGTCGGCAATGTAATCGCCGGCAACCATGCCCTGCTGGTCATCGCGGCCGCAGACGCGGAAGGTATTGGTGTAGCCGCGATCGGTGAACTTCGGATTGGTCGAAGCCGGCGAAATCTGCAGGATGTTTTCTTCCTTGTAGACGTCGGAAGCCGGGATCGAGGAGCCCGAGCAGAAGTGGCCGATCACCGCGGCGACCTTTTCCTGCGCCGACTTGTTGGCCACCGCGACCGCCTGCTTCGGGTCGCACTGGTCATCGCCGAAGATCAGCGTGATCTTCTGGCCGTTGACGCCGCCAGCGGCGTTGAGATCGGCCACGGCCATCTCGGCGCCCTTCTTCATCTGCTCGCCGAATGAGGCAAGCTGACCGGTGAGCGGGCCGTTGAGCGAAATCTTGACCTGGGCCTGCGCGGCGCCGGCCATCAGGCCGAGAGCGGCGGCAAAACCAAGACCGAGTGAAAGCGTACGCATGTGTCGAACCTCCCCTGGGTTGCGGATAAAGAAACTGTAGACGTTCACTCCAAAAGCAGCAACTAACCGATAGCAAATCACGATGTTTTATCGCGCCACGCGAATAGCCCGGCCCGTTCATAGAGCCAGGGGTATTGCCGTACCATCATATCGACCCGGGTCAGCCGGAAACCAATACCGGCCAGGGCCAGCAGCACGGCACTTACCGTAAGGAAAGGCAGCAAGGCGCCGAGCTGGCCGCCGAACAGGCCGAAGACCAGGAACCGGTCAGCTAGCGCCAACAAAATGCTGTAAGGCAGGATTTGCCAGGCCGGGCGCCAAGTGGAAGCCACCGCCTGCCCCATCAGGAAGGAACAGCCGCCGACCAGAATCAGGGTGAAGCCGATGAACACCCCGAGCGAGGAACCGAGCAGCGCGGTCATGCGTGCCCTCCTTCGAGATAGGCGGCACGGATCTGTTCGTCCGCCAACAGATCAGCGCCGGAACCGCTCATGGTAATGCTGCCATTCACCAGCACATAGCCGCGATGCGCCAGCCTGAGCGCGTGATAGGCATTCTGTTCCACCAGCAGCACAGTAACGCCATCGCGCTTGTTGATCTCCTCGATGATCGAAAAGATCTGCCGCACCACCAGCGGCGCCAGGCCGAGCGAGGGTTCGTCCAGCAGCAGCAGGCGCGGCCGGCTCATCAGCGCGCGGGCAATCGCCAGCATCTGCTGTTCGCCACCGGAAAGCGTGCCGCCGCGCTGCTCGCTGCGCTCTTTCAGGCGCGGGAACAGGCCATATACGCGTTCCAGGTCGCTGTCGAAATGTGCCGGGTCCGCCGCCACCGCGCCCATGCGCAGATTCTCCAGCACCGTCATGCGCGGGAAGATGCGGCGGCCTTCCGGCGCATGCGCCAGGCCACGCCGCACCAGATCATGCATCGGCACACCGAGCAGGCTTTCGCCCTGCAGCCGGATATCGCCTTTGCGCGGCTTCGGGTTGCCGCAGATGCTCATGAGCAAGGTGGATTTGCCAGCACCATTGGCGCCGATCAGCGCCACGATCTCGCCCTGGCGCACTTCCATGTCGACGCCCTTCAAGGCATGCACGGCGCCATAATAGGTGTGAATGCCGGTGATCGAGAGCATCAGGCGGCCCCCGCTTCTTCAACACCGAAATCCTCGCCGAGATACGCCTTGATCACGATCGGGTCGGACCGCACCTGCTCCGGCGTGCCATCGGCGATCTTCTTGCCGTAATCCAGCACCACAACATGATCGGAAATCTGCATCACCACGCTCATGTCGTGTTCGATCAGCAGCACGCCGCAGCCATGCTGGTCGCGGATGAATTGCAGCAGATTGTTGAGATCGGCGCTTTCGCGCGGATTGAGGCCGGCGGCCGGCTCATCCAGGCAGAGCAGCACCGGCTCGGTGCACATGGCGCGCGCGATCTCAAGCCGGCGCTGGCCGCCATAAGGCAGGCTGCCGGCGGGCATATCGGCCATCTCGGTCAACTGCGTCTGGTGCAGCCAGTAGCGCGCCTGCTCCACCGCAGCCTTCTCGGCCCGGGCATAGCCGCGCCAGCCGAACAGCCCCAGCAGCGTGTAGCCCGAGGCGAGCATCAGCTTGTTGTGCTGGGCCACGATCAGGTTTTCCAGCACCGTCATCTGCGGAAATAAGCGGATATTCTGGAAAGTGCGCGCGACGCGGGCGAGCCTCGGGATGTCATGCCCCTGCATGCGCTCCAGCAGATACTCGGTGCCATCGTTGATCAGGCTGAGGCGGCCGATGGTCGGCTTGTAGAAACCGGCGATGCAGTTGAACACCGTGGTCTTGCCGGCACCATTGGGGCCAATCACGGCGGTGATCTGGCGCGGCTGCGCGGTGAAGGACACATTGTCCACCGCCACCAGTCCGCCGAAGCGCATGGTGAGATGCTCGACTTTCAGGAGGTGGCTCATGGCCCGCCTCCCCCGGCTTTCGCAAGCCGCATGGTCGGCTCGCGATGCGCCAGCAGCCCTTGCGGCCGCCAGACCATGATCAGCACCATGGCGAGGCCGAAAGCGAGCATGCGGAACAGTGAGAATTCGCGCGCCAACTCGGGCAGCAGTGTGAGGAAGGCGGCAGCCAGCACGATGCCGGCCTGACTGCCCATACCGCCCAGCACCACGATGGCCAGGATCACCGCGGATTCGATGAAGGTGAAGCTTTCCGGGCTGATGAAGCCCTGGCGCGTGGCGAAGAAGCTGCCGGCGAAACCGCCAAACATGGCGCCGATGGCAAAGGCGGTCAGCTTGGTGTTGGTCGGGTTGATGCCAAGTGCGCGGCAGGCGATTTCATCCTCGCGCAAGGCTTCCCAGGCGCGGCCCACCGGCAGCTTGCGTATACGCTGGGTGAACAGGTTGGTGAGCAAGGCCAGCGCCAGGATCAGGTAATACAGAAACACGATGCGGTGCGTGGAGGCGAATTCCAGGCCGAACAACTGGTGGAAGGATGTGGTGCCTTCCGGCGGGTTGGCGCTGAACGGGTAGCCGAAGAAGCTCGGGCGCTGGATGCCGGAGATGCCGTTCGGACCGCCGGTAAGCTTTTGCCAGTTCAGCAGCACGATACGGATGATTTCGCCAAAGCCGAGCGTGACGATGGCGAGATAGTCGCCGCGCAGCCGCAGCACGGGGAAGCCGAGTGCGACGCCAAACAGTGCCGCGAACAGGCCGGCGAGCGGCAGGCATTCCCAGAAATTCAGGCCGAAATTCTTTGAGAGCAGCGCATAGGAATAGGCGCCGACGGCATAGAAGGCGACATAGCCGAGATCGAGCAGGCCGGCGAGGCCGACGACGATATTGAGGCCCCAGCCGAGCATGACATAGATCAGCACCACGGTGCCGAGATCGACCACGGTGCGGTCGGCAAAAGGCATCATCGGCAGGATCACGGCAAAGGCGATCAGCGCCGGCATCAGCCAGGTATCAGCCTTGCGGCCCAGCTCCGCCATCCGGTCGCGCTTGCCGGTCTGTATCGTGGCCTGGGCCTGCACCTTGCCGCGCCGCCAGTCGAGCAACGCCATCAGCAGCAAGCGGCCGAGGAAGACGCCGACAGCGGCATAGCCGACCAGATGCCAGCGGGTCTTGATGCCGAGCGGGCCGCCGGTATCGACAGTTTCGAAGCCGAGCAGCGGCAGTGCCAGCACGCCGGCAACCAGGCCGGCGAGGATGGCGTCCTTGAAGCGGGCCTGCAGCGTCATCACACCTTCTCCACTTCCGGCCGGCCGAGCAGACCGGTGGGCCGGAAGATCAGCACGATGACCAGGATCGAGAAGGCCGCGACATCCTTGTACTCGATGCTGAAATAGGCCGACCAGAAGGCCTCGATCAGGCCGATCAGCAGGCCGCCCAGCATGGCGCCGGGCAGGCTGCCGATGCCGCCGAGCACGGCGGCGGTGAAGGCCTTCAGGCCGGCGAGGAAGCCGATATAGAAATCGACCACGCCGTAATACAGCGTCACCATCACGCCGGCGACGGCGGCCAGCACGGCGCCGAGCACGAAGGTGAGCGAAATGGTGCGGTCTGTGTTGACGCCCAGCAGCCCGGCCATCAGACGGTCCTGCTCGGTGGCGCGCTGCGCACGGCCCAGGGGCGTTGCCTGGATCAGCCAGGTGAAGCCGAGCATCAGCGCCACGGTGAGCGCGATGATGATCATCTGCAGGTAGCTCAGGTTGACCGAGAAACCATCGCCATGCAGCAGTTCGACGCCGCCCCGGATCATCGGCTGCAACGGCTTGATCTTGGCGCCTTGCGCGATCTGCACATAGTTCTGCAGGAAGATCGACATGCCGATGGCGGAAATCAGCGGCGCCAGGCGGAAGGAGCCGCGCAATGGCCGGTAGGCAACGCGCTCCACGGTCCAGCCGTAAAGCCCGGTGAGGATCATCGAGGCCGCCAGCACGATGAGCAAAGCCAGCGGCACCCAGGTGATGCCGACCAGGCCGAGGATCGAGAAGGTGATGACGGCGATGAAGGCACCGATCATGTAGATTTCGC
It encodes:
- the thiL gene encoding thiamine-phosphate kinase — its product is MPLGEFELIEKYLAPLSAGLPGAFGLRDDAACLAVPAGQELVLTSDAFVSGIHFLDSDGPERIARKLLRVNLSDLAAKGAKPYAYQLSLGLPGSPEEAWIAAFTAGLAADQAAFGIQLSGGDTVRSPGGLVLSITALGLVPAGGMIRRNGARAGDALFVTGSIGDAWLGLEAKLGHLALTGAAARHCDLRLHLPEPRLGFGRGLRGLAHAAMDVSDGLLQDAGHLSRAAELGAVIDTAAVPLSEPVRAFPDLVPRLLPKLLAGGDDYEILFAAPPEMASAIQALGEATATPVSRIGAIVPEPGLWLRDAAGQRLPLNQGQGSGGYQHF
- the nusB gene encoding transcription antitermination factor NusB: MTKPEQGENAAPKSGPRSAAAKPAGRRSVARLFAVQALYEIEFSSKPAEGVIQDFREARLGQEIEGEQFRQADPDWFGEVVRGTVKRQAEIDEQIKAAMPRADALERLEAVLRLAIRAACFELLARIDVPAGTIIDEYLGVVRAFFSPREIKLANGVLDGLARRLRPNEFTPR
- a CDS encoding 6,7-dimethyl-8-ribityllumazine synthase, whose amino-acid sequence is MVSRKPKAGKKKPAIKIKKFATSKSQVMGSLSLDIRKPRVLIIEARFYEDISDALFEGARAAIEASDFHYDRIDVPGALEIPAAIRFAMNRKGDMAYDGFVALGCVIRGETTHYEIVSNESARALQDLAVNHQAAIGNGIITVENEEQAWERARPDKLNKGGGAALACVAMIGLKQLFAS
- the ribB gene encoding 3,4-dihydroxy-2-butanone-4-phosphate synthase, with product MSDDLADLKRYLASSEEIIAEAKRGRMVILVDEEDRENEGDLYIPAAKCDAEAINFMAKYGRGLICLSLTRQRCEHLKLPLMAQNNASRHGTAFTVSIEAREGVTTGISAADRARTIEVAIDPASHAASLATPGHIFPLMARDGGTLVRAGHTEAAVDIARLAGLDPSGVICEIMNDDGTMARLPDLVKFAQFHNLKIGTIADLIAYRRRHDNLVQRVAEGAIDSVWGGEFKMLVYRNTVEYAEHIALVKGDVSSGGPVMVRMHAMNVLGDLLGDHGARAGVLHESMRMISQEGRGVVVLLREPRPTALSDTLRRKMGEPVENPGQLRDYGIGAQILLDLGVKEMILLSNVQRTIVGLEGYGLTVAETRPVVVRKGEI
- a CDS encoding riboflavin synthase — protein: MFTGIVTDIGTITAREQRGDTRFRIRTAYDTATIAIGASIACSGVCLTVVQTGADWFAVDVSAETLSRSNLGNWAEGSRVNLERSLRVGDELGGHIVSGHVDALAEVVEARPEGDSLRLTFRVPASLAGYVAEKGSVALDGVSLTVNAVDADRFGINLIPHTRAVTTLGGLKQGDRVNFEVDTLARYVARLRDWVKP
- the ribD gene encoding bifunctional diaminohydroxyphosphoribosylaminopyrimidine deaminase/5-amino-6-(5-phosphoribosylamino)uracil reductase RibD, producing MTDKAAAARDERWMRLALGLAARGLGNTWPNPAVGCVLVQHGHLVGRGFTQVGGRPHAETVALSQAGTAAKGATAYVTLEPCSHHGRTPPCADALIQAGIARCVVALEDPDPRVSGQGLEKLREAGIAVELGLLGEEAAEINAGFLLRVTQSRPLVSLKLATSLDGRIATHTRDSKWITDPVSRQRAHLLRAQHDAIMVGSNTALQDDPDLTCRLPGLPKRPAPRVVLDGRLRLPLTAKLVATARSHPTWIICREDADATRREAFAACGVEVITVPPAEDGLPDIRRALEALAERGITRLLVEGGGQLAASLIRTDLADRLLFFRAPAVIGGDGLPAIAAFGVDTVAEAPRWRRLRADILADDLLETFARPL
- the nrdR gene encoding transcriptional regulator NrdR, with translation MRCPFCGNDDTQVKDSRPTEDNSAIRRRRFCPNCAARFTTFERIQLRELTVVKKNGLKVPFDRDKLARSIQIATRKRPVDPERIERLINGIVRRLESMGESEISSDQIGGLVMDGLAALDKVAYVRFASVYRNFREAKDFEDFIGSLSGNGGKHDDD
- the glyA gene encoding serine hydroxymethyltransferase, with the protein product MSATKPAVTHAGFFERSLEQSDPAIFKAISEELGRQREQIELIASENIVSRAVLEAQGSVMTNKYAEGYPGRRYYNGCEFVDIAEELAIERAKKLFDCGFANVQPHSGAQANQAVFMACLKPGDTFMGLDLAAGGHLTHGSPANQSGKWFNVVSYTVRPDDHRIDMDEVAKIAEQHKPKLIIAGGSAYPRFWDFARFRQIADSIGAIFMVDMAHFAGLVAGGVHASPFPHAHIATTTTHKTLRGPRGGMVLTNDEALAKKINSAVFPGLQGGPLMHVIAAKAVAFGEALTPEFRAYAAAVVENAKAMAGALMERGYNLTSGGTDNHLMLVDLRSKGLKGNVVVEALERARITANKNGVPFDPEKPMVTSGVRVGSPAGTTRGFGAAEFRQIGQLMADVMDGLVAKTNDNSAVERAVAEKVVALCHRFPIY
- the rpiB gene encoding ribose 5-phosphate isomerase B; protein product: MSKPVIAVASDHAGFELKGILKAELESQGYGVLDLGTHGPDSVDYPDFGKAIGDAVAGGKAQYGVAVCGSGIGISIAANRVPGCRAALVHDALSARLSRLHNDANVIALGARLIGVDTAKDCLAVFLNTAFEGGRHARRVAKLA
- a CDS encoding branched-chain amino acid ABC transporter substrate-binding protein — its product is MRTLSLGLGFAAALGLMAGAAQAQVKISLNGPLTGQLASFGEQMKKGAEMAVADLNAAGGVNGQKITLIFGDDQCDPKQAVAVANKSAQEKVAAVIGHFCSGSSIPASDVYKEENILQISPASTNPKFTDRGYTNTFRVCGRDDQQGMVAGDYIADKYKGKKVAILHDKTAYGQGLADETKKRLNSKGVTEAMYEAISAGEKDYSALISKMKAAGIELIYLGGYHPEAGLIVRQAKEQGLNAPLMGGDALVDKQLWAISGTAGQGTLMTFDADPRKNPVAKPIVDKFKAGGYDPEGYTLYTYAAIQVWAQAATTAKSFKTADVEKAMRAGTFKTVLNDIKFDAKGDTTSPAYKVYVWKDGAYDYVN
- a CDS encoding DUF6867 family protein; the encoded protein is MTALLGSSLGVFIGFTLILVGGCSFLMGQAVASTWRPAWQILPYSILLALADRFLVFGLFGGQLGALLPFLTVSAVLLALAGIGFRLTRVDMMVRQYPWLYERAGLFAWRDKTS